One part of the Dysidea avara chromosome 10, odDysAvar1.4, whole genome shotgun sequence genome encodes these proteins:
- the LOC136268426 gene encoding ATP-binding cassette sub-family C member 4-like — protein MKDINVKYESPAENPRKAAGWLSLFVFHWLNSLMWKGFRRELKHEDLYATPEESRSQELHKSFNKYWRHEKNRARIGHKARLWFALFRCNQWTFIIHGMCFATEFMLLISQSILVGYLSQYFCMKRTLEDELTLPRNMSRTNDSITSKQEEIDDATRDAYLYAVGMILIVVCLTFAHGWGFHIALNTGMQLRIITTGAIYHKALKLSHSIIGQLSIGHIVNLASNDVQRFDLGILFIHEFWIVPLFLPIIVFLLWREVGPSCLVALAILLLQSPLQYILARLFASWRLKSAKVTDKRVRVMNEIISGMRLIKMYAWEWAFHEYVKKIRKKESRLITQASMVRAGNLAFLFVAVNLLNFVTFSTYTGSGNTLTAKKVFTFISLISFASFYFVDYVVQFLLGVSEMLVATQRIQKLLLLPELGDRTTGTDSDPVKITSRSCSPNVMPSLKLVNEEVTNDSGHGSLSNGVTPRIIVNNLTASWTHDREKVVLKDINFSVDQSNRLLAVVGPVGSGKSSILQCLLRELEVLDGSVDIEGSVSYASQDPWIFSGTIKENIIFGQDYDEAWFNRVVECCSLVKDIDEMPFGDETLIGERGVNLSGGQKARVNLARAVYRDSDIMLLDDPLSAVDAAVSRHLFDGCICGMLADKLVILVTHQLQYAEHADRILVLKEGCVQGYGNYEELTSSGVDPTELFDDVEDNRKSTDLVAPDIVVEECDNVSEETDEGTERRPSHAQLLPVEKARRRVRSNHSEGEHDQNYLPVLDEVSLHTTPSMFSLVSMGDNIFRKEVNTENMTNIVPEEERAHGTISNKTYYLYLREGVTDLFIILFIFIFLIAEVNIVAADWWLSNWASGGDSCGVDSDNSSDSDPYDLTTNQRIGIYGGIVFGSVSLVMMRSVLSFLICIASARNLHNKMLKAILRTPVLFFDTNPIGRVLNRFSKDIGFMDDILPFHFLEVIALFLRFFAIMLVACVANYWLFIPATIIVVVQFIFRWFFLHTSRSIKRLEALARSPLYSHISSTIQGLSTIRAYKEEEKFSNNLHYYLNEHTKGWYLYLASNRWFGMRIDLITATFLATVVLSAVPLADNLDPGLVGLSLVYVITLADMFQYCVRTSAEVENLLVSVERVMAYGQLESEAELETIPHDKAPPLQWPDKGVIELQNTKFKYAIDYPYVLKSISFRIESCEKVGIVGRTGAGKSSLLSALFRLAEPEGVFEIDGIQITDIGLHDLRKKMSIIPQDPVLFSGTVRYNLDPFNELEDHQLWDALEEVQLKEVISNLENGLESQVSEGGSNFSVGQRQLMCLARALLRRNKILVIDEATANVDLITDGIIQEMIRKKFNHCTILTIAHRLETIMDSDRVLVLSSGKVIEFDTPFNLLQKQQSVFHNMVKRTGPVESERLREIAATVEHLKFGTRL, from the exons TTTATGCTTCTTATCAGTCAAAGTATTCTTGTGGGATACTTGTCACAATACTTTTGTATGAAGAGGACACTGGAAGATGAACTAACTTTACCGAGAAATATGAGCCGTACAAATGACTCTATCACATCCAAACAGGAGGAAATTGATGATGCTACCAGAGATGCTTATTTGTATGCTGTTGGGATGATCCTAATAGTAGTCTGTTTGACTTTTGCACATGGATGGGGCTTCCATATTGCTCTCAATACTGGCATGCAGTTAAGGATTATAACTACAGGAGCTATTTATCACAAA GCTTTAAAGCTCAGCCACTCTATCATTGGACAGTTATCCATTGGACACATTGTAAATCTTGCATCTAATGATGTTCAACGATTTGATTTA GGAATCTTGTTTATTCATGAATTTTGGATTGTTCCACTATTTCTGCCCATCATAGTCTTCTTGTTGTGGAGAGAAGTAGGACCAAGTTGTTTGGTTGCTTTGGCAATATTGCTACTTCAGTCTCCACTTCAGTATATACTGGCTCGTTTGTTTGCTAGTTGGAG GTTAAAGTCAGCTAAAGTGACAGACAAGAGAGTGAGAGTGATGAATGAGATCATCAGTGGTATGAGACTGATCAAGATGTATGCCTGGGAGTGGGCATTCCATGAATATGTGAAGAAGATCAGAAA GAAAGAGAGTAGATTGATCACACAGGCAAGCATGGTCCGGGCTGGAAACTTGGCATTTTTGTTTGTTGCTGTTAACTTACTCAATTTTGTAACTTTCTCAACTTACACTGGATCTGGGAACACTCTAACTGCAAAAAAAGTGTTCACATTTATTTCACTGATATCTTTTGCTAGCTTTTACTTTGTGGATTATGTAGTCCAATTTTTACTGGGTGTATCAGAAATGCTAGTAGCTACACAACGAATACAG AAACTACTATTACTACCAGAACTTGGTGATAGAACAACTGGTACAGATAGTGATCCAGTCAAGATAACTAGTAGATCATGTTCCCCTAATGTGATGCCCTCTCTTAAGTTGGTCAATGAAGAAGTCACTAATGATAGTGGACATGGATCATTGTCCAATGGAGTAACTCCCAGGATCATAGTCAATAATCTAACAGCATCCTGGACACAT GATAGAGAGAAAGTTGTTTTAAAAGACATCAACTTCAGTGTAGATCAG TCAAACAGATTACTGGCAGTAGTTGGTCCAGTGGGATCAGGAAAG TCATCAATACTGCAGTGTCTACTGAGAGAACTAGAAGTATTGGATGGGTCAGTAGACATTGagggtagtgtatcttatgcaagtCAGGACCCATGGATATTTTCTGGAACAATAAAAGAAAATATTATATTTGGACAAGATTATGATGAGGCTTGgtttaacagagtagtggagtGTTGTTCTCTTGTGAAG gACATTGATGAGATGCCATTTGGTGATGAGACTTTGATAGGAGAACGAGGAGTGAACCTTAGTGGTGGTCAGAAGGCTAGAGTGAATCTTGCCAG ggCTGTGTACAGGGACAGTGACATCATGTTGTTGGATGATCCTCTGAGTGCAGTAGATGCTGCAGTGAGCAGACACCTGTTTGATGG GTGTATATGTGGAATGTTAGCTGATAAGTTGGTGATCTTAGTGACCCATCAGTTACAATATGCGGAACATGCAGATCGTATTCTAGTACTGAAGGAG GGGTGTGTACAAGGATATGGAAATTATGAGGAGTTAACATCAAGTGGTGTTGATCCTACTGAACTATTTGATGATGTAGAGGATAATAGAAAATCAACAGATTTAGTAGCCCCAGATATTGTAGTAGAGGAGTGTGATAATGTATCAGAAGAAACAGATGAAGGAACCGAGAGAAGGCCAAGTCATGCACAATTGTTACCAGTGGAGAAGGCAAGAAGGCGTGTTAGATCAAACCACTCCGAGGGTGAACATGATCAAAATTATTTACCAGTACTAGACGAAGTgtcactacacactacaccatcCATGTTCTCTTTAGTGTCCATGGGCGATAACATATTTCGTAAAGAAGTCAACACAGAG AATATGACTAACATCGTACCAGAGGAGGAGAGAGCTCATGGAACTATTTCCAATAAAACTTATTATCTATATTTACGTGAAGGAGTAACAGATTTGTTTATTAtattatttatatttattttctTAATAGCTGAG GTTAATATAGTTGCAGCTGATTGGTGGTTGTCAAACTG GGCAAGTGGAGGTGATTCATGTGGTGTGGACAGTGACAATTCATCAGATAGTGATCCATATGATTTGACTACTAACCAAAGGATTGGTATTTATGGTGGAATTGTGTTTGGCTCAGTTTCCCTTGTCATGATGAGATCAGTGCTCTCTTTTCTGATCTGTATTGCTTCAGCACGAAATTTACACAACAAAATGCTGAAGGCTATCTTGAGAACACCTGTGCTGTTTTTTGACACAAACCCAATTG GACGAGTGCTAAACAGATTTTCTAAAGACATTGGATTCATGGATGATATCTTACCATTCCACTTTCTTGAAGTGATCGCA TTGTTTCTGAGGTTCTTTGCTATCATGTTAGTGGCTTGTGTAGCCAACTATTGGTTGTTTATTCCTGCTACCATCATTGTTGTGGTGCAGTTTATATTTCGATGGTTCTTCCTGCACACTTCAAGGAGTATTAAGCGGCTGGAAGCACTTG CTCGTAGTCCATTATATTCACACATCTCATCCACTATTCAAGGCCTGTCTACTATTAGAGCTTATAAGGAGGAGGAGAAGTTTTCTAATAACCTACACTATTACCTCAATGAACACACCAAAGGATGGTACTTGTATCTTGCCAGTAATCGATGGTTTGGGATGAGGATTGACCTTATTACTGCAACATTTCTTGCTACAGTAGTATTGAGTGCAGTTCCTTTGGCTGATA ATCTTGATCCAGGCCTTGTTGGTCTATCTCTGGTGTATGTAATTACTTTAGCTGATATGTTTCAGTATTGTGTTCGTACTAGTGCTGAAGTGGAGAATTTG TTGGTATCAGTGGAGAGAGTTATGGCTTATGGTCAACTAGAAAGTGAAGCAGAACTGGAAACTATTCCACATGACAAAGCTCCTCCTCTTCAATGGCCTGACAAAGGAGTGATTGaacttcaaaacactaaatttaaATATGCCATTGATTATCCCTATGTGTTGAAGTCAATATCTTTTAGAATTGAATCATGTGAAAAG GTTGGTATTGTGGGTAGGACTGGAGCTGGCAAGTCTTCATTGTTGTCAGCATTGTTCAGATTAGCAGAACCAGAAGGAGTGTTTGAAATTGATGGAATACAAATAACAGACATAGGACTACATGATCTTCGTAAAAAGATGTCAATTATTCCACAG GACCCAGTACTGTTCAGTGGAACTGTGAGGTATAACTTGGACCCATTCAATGAACTTGAAGATCACCAACTATGGGATGCACTGGAAGAG GTACAACTGAAGGAAGTGATAAGTAATTTGGAGAATGGGTTAGAATCACAAGTGTCCGAAGGTGGTTCTAACTTTAGTGTGGGTCAGAGACAGTTGATGTGTTTAGCAAGAGCACTATTGAGGAGGAACAAGATCCTTGTGATTGATGAAGCAACTGCAAATGTTGACCTAAT AACGGATGGTATAATTCAGGAGATGATCCGCAAGAAGTTCAACCATTGTACTATCCTTACTATTGCTCACCGACTGGAAACAATAATGGACTCTGATAGAGTACTG GTATTATCTTCTGGTAAAGTGATAGAATTTGATACACCATTCAACCTCCTACAGAAACAACAGTCAGTGTTTCATAATATGGTAAAGAGAACTGGTCCTGTAGAGTCAGAAAGACTAAGAGAAATTGCTGCAACAGTAGAACATTTAAAATTTGGTACTAGATTATAA